The following proteins are co-located in the Flavobacterium sp. CECT 9288 genome:
- a CDS encoding low molecular weight protein-tyrosine-phosphatase, translated as MPTKILMVCLGNICRSPLAEGVLASKLDPEKFIVDSAGTGSWHVGKSPDDRSIAVAKKNNISIAHQRGKHFSPKDFDLYDYIYVMDSSNYDDVMQLAATPEHQAKVKMILNELFPGENVDVPDPYYGLSNGFEMVFNMLNEVCDIIADKLKKQHP; from the coding sequence ATGCCTACTAAAATTCTCATGGTTTGTTTGGGTAATATCTGTCGGTCACCATTGGCTGAGGGAGTATTGGCATCTAAACTTGATCCTGAAAAATTTATTGTAGACTCAGCCGGTACCGGTTCTTGGCACGTGGGTAAATCACCTGATGATCGTTCTATAGCAGTTGCAAAAAAAAATAACATTTCTATTGCACATCAAAGAGGCAAACATTTTAGTCCAAAAGATTTTGACCTTTATGACTACATTTACGTAATGGACAGTTCAAATTATGATGATGTTATGCAACTTGCAGCAACTCCTGAGCATCAAGCAAAAGTTAAAATGATCTTGAATGAATTATTTCCAGGTGAAAATGTTGATGTTCCTGATCCTTATTATGGATTATCAAATGGATTTGAAATGGTTTTCAACATGCTAAACGAAGTTTGCGATATCATTGCAGACAAACTAAAAAAACAACACCCCTAA
- a CDS encoding pirin family protein, with protein MENTTIPQENALTHYELYKADTRGHANHGWLESYHTFSFANYHNKDRMNFGVLRVLNDDRVNQGMGFGKHPHDNMEIISIPLEGDLEHQDSMGNTTVIKEGDIQVMSAGTGIFHSEYNKNQDQLVKFLQIWIYPNKKNVTPRYDQITLDLTDRHNKLQQILSPNPEDEGVWIHQDAWFHIGKFDNMHSVNYQLKKSGNGVYAFILKGDFTIGGISLNERDGLGIWDTNTFDIVANSEEAQILLMEVPMQL; from the coding sequence ATGGAAAACACAACGATACCTCAAGAAAATGCTTTAACTCATTATGAACTATACAAAGCAGATACTCGTGGGCATGCTAATCATGGCTGGTTAGAGTCCTATCACACTTTTAGTTTTGCTAATTACCACAACAAAGATCGAATGAATTTTGGAGTACTTCGTGTTTTAAATGATGATAGAGTGAATCAAGGTATGGGTTTTGGGAAACATCCACATGATAACATGGAAATAATATCCATTCCATTAGAAGGAGATCTTGAACATCAAGACAGCATGGGAAATACAACGGTGATCAAAGAAGGAGATATTCAAGTGATGAGTGCTGGTACTGGAATTTTTCATAGCGAGTACAATAAAAATCAAGATCAATTGGTTAAGTTTTTGCAAATTTGGATTTATCCAAATAAAAAAAATGTAACTCCACGTTACGACCAAATCACTCTTGATTTAACGGACCGTCATAATAAATTGCAACAAATTTTATCTCCTAATCCAGAGGATGAGGGCGTGTGGATTCATCAAGACGCTTGGTTTCATATTGGCAAGTTTGATAACATGCATTCAGTTAATTACCAATTGAAGAAATCTGGAAATGGCGTTTATGCTTTTATTTTGAAAGGTGATTTTACAATAGGGGGTATTTCTTTAAATGAACGTGATGGTTTAGGGATTTGGGATACGAATACCTTTGATATTGTTGCAAATAGTGAAGAAGCTCAAATTTTATTGATGGAAGTTCCTATGCAATTGTAA
- the scpA gene encoding methylmalonyl-CoA mutase: MKRKDLQHIKLESNPINVENENAVADAFLTAEGIELKPTYTQQDIDKLTHLDFGAGFAPNLRGPYATMYVRRPWTVRQYAGFSTAEESNAFYRRNLAAGQKGLSVAFDLPTHRGYDSDHERVVGDVGKAGVAIDSVEDMKVLFDQIPLDEMSVSMTMNGAVLPIMAFYIVAAEEQGVKAELLSGTIQNDILKEFMVRNTYIYPPTPSMKIIADIFEYTSKNMPKFNSISISGYHMQEAGATADIELAYTLADGLEYIRTGLATGMKIDEFAPRLSFFWAIGMNHFMEIAKMRAGRMIWAKLVKQFEPKDDKSLALRTHCQTSGWSLTEQDPFNNVARTCIEAAAAAFGGTQSLHTNALDEAIALPTDFSARIARNTQLYLQEETKITKTVDPWAGSYYVESLTNEIAENAWKLIEEVEELGGMTKAIESGIPKLRIEEAAARKQARIDSGQDIIVGVNQYRLEKEDPLQILDVDNQMVRKQQLEQLERIKASRDTQKVQDSLKKLTLCAQTGEGNLLEIAVEAARNRTTLGEISDALEAVFGRYKAQIKSFSGVYSKEIKDDKSFEKAKQLADEFAVKEGRRPRIMIAKMGQDGHDRGAKVVATGYADVGFDVDIGPLFQTPEEAAKQAVENDVHILGVSSLAAGHKTLVPQVIDELKKYGREDIMVVVGGVIPAQDYQFLFDAGAVAVFGPGTKISDAAIKILEILLESFE; encoded by the coding sequence ATGAAAAGAAAAGATTTACAACATATAAAATTAGAAAGCAACCCTATAAATGTGGAGAATGAAAATGCTGTGGCTGATGCATTTCTAACGGCAGAGGGAATAGAGCTAAAACCTACGTACACACAGCAAGATATTGACAAGCTGACACATCTAGATTTTGGAGCTGGTTTCGCACCCAATTTACGTGGACCGTATGCTACCATGTATGTTCGCCGTCCTTGGACAGTAAGACAATATGCTGGATTTTCTACAGCCGAAGAAAGTAATGCTTTTTACCGCAGAAACTTAGCTGCAGGACAAAAAGGACTTTCAGTAGCTTTTGACTTACCTACCCATAGAGGATATGATTCAGATCACGAACGTGTTGTAGGCGATGTAGGAAAAGCAGGTGTGGCTATAGATTCAGTTGAGGATATGAAGGTGCTTTTTGACCAAATCCCTCTTGATGAAATGTCAGTATCCATGACCATGAACGGTGCTGTTTTACCTATAATGGCTTTTTATATTGTAGCTGCAGAAGAGCAAGGTGTTAAAGCTGAATTACTTTCTGGAACCATTCAAAATGATATTCTAAAGGAGTTCATGGTGCGTAATACCTATATTTATCCGCCTACACCTTCTATGAAAATAATTGCTGATATCTTTGAGTATACCAGTAAAAACATGCCTAAATTCAATTCCATTTCAATTTCTGGTTACCACATGCAAGAAGCCGGAGCAACAGCCGATATTGAACTTGCGTACACATTAGCAGATGGATTAGAATACATCAGAACTGGTTTAGCCACAGGAATGAAAATAGACGAATTTGCTCCGCGTTTGTCTTTTTTCTGGGCAATAGGAATGAATCATTTTATGGAAATTGCAAAAATGCGAGCTGGCAGAATGATTTGGGCTAAATTAGTCAAACAATTCGAACCGAAAGATGATAAGTCTTTGGCGTTACGAACGCATTGTCAAACATCGGGATGGAGTTTAACCGAACAAGATCCATTTAATAATGTAGCAAGAACTTGTATAGAAGCTGCTGCTGCCGCTTTTGGTGGCACACAATCTTTACATACCAATGCACTTGATGAAGCCATTGCATTGCCAACAGATTTCTCAGCTAGGATTGCAAGAAATACTCAGCTATATTTACAAGAAGAAACTAAAATTACAAAAACAGTAGATCCATGGGCTGGCAGTTATTATGTAGAGAGTTTGACGAATGAAATTGCCGAAAACGCATGGAAATTAATCGAAGAAGTTGAAGAACTTGGCGGAATGACCAAAGCTATTGAATCTGGCATCCCAAAATTACGTATTGAAGAAGCTGCCGCAAGAAAGCAAGCCCGAATAGACAGCGGACAAGATATTATTGTAGGTGTAAATCAATATCGATTAGAAAAGGAAGATCCATTACAGATTCTTGACGTAGACAATCAAATGGTTCGAAAGCAGCAACTAGAACAATTAGAGCGAATTAAAGCGTCTAGAGATACCCAAAAAGTACAAGATTCACTAAAAAAACTGACTCTTTGCGCTCAAACTGGCGAGGGAAATTTACTTGAAATTGCAGTTGAAGCAGCCAGAAACAGAACTACACTTGGGGAAATTAGTGACGCCTTAGAAGCCGTTTTTGGCAGGTATAAAGCGCAAATAAAATCATTTAGTGGTGTGTATAGTAAAGAAATAAAAGACGACAAAAGTTTTGAAAAAGCAAAACAACTGGCCGACGAATTTGCAGTAAAAGAAGGCCGTCGCCCTCGAATCATGATTGCAAAAATGGGGCAAGACGGACACGACAGAGGTGCTAAAGTAGTAGCAACTGGTTATGCCGATGTGGGATTTGATGTGGATATTGGTCCGCTTTTTCAAACACCCGAAGAAGCTGCCAAACAAGCTGTAGAAAATGACGTGCATATTCTAGGTGTTTCCTCACTTGCTGCTGGACACAAAACACTCGTGCCACAAGTAATTGACGAACTAAAAAAATACGGACGAGAAGATATCATGGTGGTTGTAGGCGGAGTAATCCCTGCTCAAGATTATCAATTTTTATTTGATGCTGGAGCGGTAGCTGTTTTTGGACCTGGAACAAAAATAAGTGATGCAGCAATCAAAATACTTGAAATACTGCTCGAAAGTTTTGAATAA
- a CDS encoding helix-turn-helix domain-containing protein, protein MERKVKYNYEFKLRCVAEVLRKHRSVYSVAYENGISSSNLDRWIKFYIEFGNEGLLPRQKNKNYSINFKLKVLRAIENKSISLSKACLTFNIPRESTITSWQRKYEIEGAAGLQDKPKGRPVTMNFKRKQRKTDKPLTREEELLKELEYLRAENEILKKFNALVQAEQAKQNKRLKP, encoded by the coding sequence ATGGAAAGAAAAGTCAAGTACAATTATGAATTTAAACTTCGCTGTGTGGCAGAAGTTCTAAGAAAACATCGTTCGGTTTATTCGGTAGCCTATGAAAATGGTATATCAAGTTCTAATCTTGATCGCTGGATTAAGTTTTATATTGAATTTGGAAATGAGGGTCTTTTACCAAGACAGAAAAACAAAAACTATAGTATAAACTTTAAACTGAAAGTACTACGAGCTATTGAAAATAAGTCAATATCTTTGAGTAAAGCTTGTTTAACTTTTAATATTCCAAGAGAGTCAACTATAACAAGTTGGCAAAGAAAATACGAAATTGAAGGAGCAGCAGGTTTACAAGATAAACCTAAAGGCAGACCTGTAACTATGAATTTTAAGAGAAAGCAACGAAAAACAGATAAACCATTAACCAGAGAAGAAGAACTTCTAAAAGAACTTGAATATTTACGAGCAGAGAACGAAATTTTAAAAAAGTTCAATGCCTTAGTTCAAGCCGAACAAGCCAAGCAAAACAAAAGGCTCAAACCATAA
- the udk gene encoding uridine kinase, producing MLIIGIAGGTGSGKTTVVHQIMNELPQTEVGIISQDSYYKENHGLSFDERALINFDHPRAIDFPLLVSHLKELKAGNNIHQPVYSFVTHNRTDDTVFTHPRKVMIVEGILILANPELRELFDVKIYVHADSDERLIRRMKRDIAERGRDMNEVINRYQNTLKPMHEQFIEPTKAFADIIIPNDKYNTVAIDVVRAVINQRIS from the coding sequence ATGCTAATTATAGGAATTGCAGGAGGAACAGGTAGCGGTAAAACAACTGTTGTACATCAAATAATGAATGAGTTGCCGCAAACTGAGGTAGGAATTATTTCCCAAGATTCATACTACAAAGAGAACCACGGACTCTCATTTGATGAAAGAGCCTTAATCAACTTTGACCATCCTAGAGCCATTGATTTTCCTTTATTAGTTTCGCATTTAAAAGAACTAAAAGCAGGAAATAACATTCACCAACCTGTGTATTCTTTTGTAACTCATAATAGAACAGACGATACTGTTTTTACACATCCTAGAAAAGTAATGATTGTAGAGGGAATTCTTATCCTTGCAAATCCAGAGTTAAGAGAATTATTTGATGTTAAAATATACGTTCACGCTGATAGTGATGAGCGCCTAATTCGACGGATGAAACGCGACATTGCAGAACGTGGTCGCGATATGAACGAAGTAATCAACCGATATCAAAATACATTGAAACCAATGCATGAGCAGTTTATAGAACCTACAAAAGCTTTTGCTGATATCATTATTCCTAATGACAAGTACAACACCGTGGCAATTGATGTGGTTAGAGCAGTAATTAACCAAAGGATTTCATAA
- a CDS encoding septum formation initiator family protein: MKNKFKNNPWLRFLSNKYVWVSLFFCIWMIFLDNYSYFNHRILDEQIHDLEENATYYKEEIKKDKENIKQLKNSEQIEKYAREKYYMKKDSEDIYIIEFENDTLKK, encoded by the coding sequence ATGAAAAACAAATTTAAAAACAATCCTTGGCTTAGATTCTTGAGTAATAAGTATGTTTGGGTGTCCTTGTTTTTTTGTATCTGGATGATTTTTTTAGATAATTACTCTTATTTTAACCATCGGATTTTAGATGAACAAATCCACGATTTAGAGGAAAATGCAACTTATTATAAAGAGGAAATTAAGAAAGATAAAGAAAATATCAAGCAATTAAAAAATTCCGAACAAATAGAAAAATATGCTCGGGAAAAATATTACATGAAAAAAGATAGCGAAGACATTTACATTATAGAATTTGAAAACGATACTTTAAAAAAGTAA
- a CDS encoding SAM-dependent methyltransferase: protein MNSKTSLGKLYLIPTTMGDCDPMDVFPQTIKRNIELLDYYIVENDKTARKSIKLVCPEKKQADLTLYVLNKHTETKEHLEFIKPLLEGHSMGLMSEAGCPGVADPGAVIVKLAHEKGIQVVPLVGPSSILLAMMASGMNGQSFTFHGYLPIEKDEKKSSLKTLERISFEKNQSQIFIETPYRNNKLLEDLIQILHPETHLCIATDITLPTEYIKTKKIAAWKKETIDLHKRPTIFIIHKM, encoded by the coding sequence ATGAACAGTAAAACTTCTCTAGGCAAACTTTATTTAATCCCTACAACAATGGGTGATTGTGATCCTATGGATGTTTTTCCGCAAACTATAAAAAGAAACATAGAATTACTAGACTATTATATTGTTGAAAATGACAAAACAGCCAGAAAATCAATCAAATTAGTATGTCCCGAAAAAAAGCAAGCTGATCTTACCCTTTATGTTTTAAACAAACATACCGAAACGAAAGAACATCTTGAGTTTATAAAACCTTTGCTTGAAGGCCATAGCATGGGGCTTATGAGCGAAGCCGGCTGTCCTGGCGTGGCCGATCCTGGTGCCGTGATTGTAAAACTAGCACATGAAAAAGGTATACAAGTAGTTCCATTAGTAGGACCATCCTCAATATTACTAGCAATGATGGCATCTGGAATGAATGGACAAAGTTTTACTTTTCATGGTTATTTACCCATTGAGAAAGACGAAAAAAAATCCAGTTTAAAAACCTTAGAGAGAATCTCATTTGAAAAAAATCAGTCTCAGATTTTTATTGAAACTCCTTATCGAAATAATAAGTTACTGGAAGACTTAATTCAAATATTGCATCCAGAGACACACTTGTGTATTGCAACTGATATTACGTTGCCTACTGAATATATTAAGACCAAAAAAATAGCAGCTTGGAAAAAAGAGACTATTGATTTACATAAACGACCTACTATTTTTATTATTCATAAGATGTAG
- a CDS encoding IS3 family transposase, whose product MFTSRERNFKKVQCLSSSRTSQAKQKAQTIMELRHKYDLEVLLNCMKMVRSSYYYYEKRSQLVDKYKDIKELIKQIYNHHKGRLGYRRITLVIRQKGIIINHKTVLRLMKSLGLKSLIRVKKYKSYKGEQGKITPNILQRNFKAANPYEKWATDVTEFNVSGNKLYLSPIIDLYNGEIISYELSERPNFNQITNMLKKSFKRIPNNTNLILHSDQGWQYQMKQYQTLLKEKGLVQSMSRKGNCLDNAIIENFFGILKSELFYIMKFRDINHLKTEIIQYIKYYNNERIKLNLKGMSPIQYRAHYYQN is encoded by the coding sequence ATATTTACGAGCAGAGAACGAAATTTTAAAAAAGTTCAATGCCTTAGTTCAAGCCGAACAAGCCAAGCAAAACAAAAGGCTCAAACCATAATGGAATTAAGGCATAAATACGATTTAGAGGTTCTACTCAATTGTATGAAAATGGTCAGAAGTAGTTATTATTACTATGAAAAAAGAAGTCAATTAGTTGACAAATACAAGGATATTAAAGAATTGATTAAGCAGATTTACAATCACCATAAAGGCAGATTGGGTTATCGTCGTATTACTTTAGTAATCAGACAAAAGGGAATTATAATTAATCACAAAACAGTATTACGATTGATGAAAAGTTTAGGATTGAAAAGTTTAATACGAGTTAAAAAATACAAATCCTACAAAGGCGAACAAGGAAAAATAACTCCAAATATTTTACAACGCAATTTTAAAGCAGCAAATCCCTATGAAAAATGGGCAACTGATGTAACAGAGTTTAATGTTTCAGGCAACAAATTATATCTATCACCTATTATTGATTTATATAATGGAGAAATAATAAGTTACGAATTATCTGAAAGACCTAATTTTAATCAAATAACCAACATGCTTAAAAAGTCTTTTAAACGAATACCTAATAATACCAATCTAATACTGCACTCAGATCAGGGCTGGCAATATCAAATGAAACAATATCAAACACTATTGAAAGAAAAAGGATTAGTACAAAGTATGTCTAGAAAAGGAAACTGTTTGGATAATGCAATTATTGAAAACTTCTTTGGAATATTAAAATCAGAACTGTTTTATATTATGAAATTTAGAGACATAAACCACTTAAAAACTGAAATTATACAATATATCAAATATTACAATAATGAAAGAATAAAACTCAATTTAAAAGGAATGAGCCCGATACAATATCGAGCTCATTATTATCAAAATTAA
- a CDS encoding methionine aminotransferase produces MSKLPNVKTSIFTIMSKMASEHNAINLSQGFPNFPVDEKLTAIVARLSQENVHQYTPMAGYPPLLHQISKLVERSYDRILNPETEILVTAGATQGIFTTIMALVNSGDEVIILDPSYDCYEAPVLLSQATPIRIPLHDDYTPNWERIASACTSKTRMIIITNPHNPTGKILSNEDIESLETTLEKHPNIILLSDEVYEYITFEDKHISAHTRKKIRDRCVMISSFGKSFHITGWKIGYVVAPETLMIEIKKVHQFLVFSVNSISQMTISEYIDIVDLSEIKKQYQAKRDYFKELLISSRFDLLPCEGTYFQVASYAKISQENDVDFCKRLITDYGVAAIPISTFYADGRDLKLIRFCFAKDDYTLKEAALRLCTV; encoded by the coding sequence ATGAGTAAACTTCCGAATGTAAAAACGAGTATTTTTACAATAATGTCTAAAATGGCGTCAGAACACAATGCCATTAATCTATCCCAAGGATTTCCTAACTTTCCTGTTGATGAAAAGTTGACTGCTATTGTGGCGCGTTTGTCCCAAGAAAATGTGCATCAATATACACCCATGGCAGGATATCCTCCTTTACTACATCAAATTTCTAAGTTGGTAGAACGTTCTTACGACAGAATTTTGAATCCTGAAACTGAAATCCTAGTGACTGCGGGCGCTACACAAGGGATTTTTACAACCATTATGGCTCTAGTAAATAGTGGTGACGAAGTGATTATTCTGGATCCCAGTTATGATTGTTATGAGGCTCCAGTTTTACTAAGTCAAGCTACACCTATTAGGATTCCGCTTCATGATGATTATACACCAAATTGGGAGCGAATTGCGAGTGCTTGTACCTCAAAAACCAGAATGATTATTATCACAAATCCGCATAATCCTACCGGAAAAATATTGAGTAATGAGGACATTGAAAGTCTAGAGACTACTCTGGAAAAACATCCTAACATTATATTGCTTTCAGATGAAGTGTATGAATACATCACATTTGAAGACAAACATATATCAGCGCACACTAGAAAAAAAATTCGGGATCGCTGTGTCATGATCTCCTCTTTTGGTAAATCCTTTCACATCACAGGTTGGAAAATAGGATATGTTGTGGCTCCCGAAACATTGATGATTGAAATTAAAAAAGTACATCAGTTCCTTGTTTTTAGCGTGAATAGCATAAGCCAAATGACCATTAGCGAATACATTGATATTGTTGATCTTTCTGAAATTAAAAAACAATACCAAGCAAAGCGCGATTATTTTAAAGAACTGCTTATTTCTAGCAGATTTGACCTGCTACCCTGTGAAGGAACATACTTTCAGGTAGCTTCTTATGCCAAGATATCTCAGGAAAATGACGTGGATTTTTGCAAACGTTTAATTACCGATTATGGCGTTGCTGCAATTCCAATTTCAACCTTTTATGCTGATGGTAGAGATTTAAAACTCATCCGTTTTTGTTTTGCTAAGGACGATTACACTCTCAAAGAAGCAGCATTACGATTGTGTACAGTTTAA
- a CDS encoding methylmalonyl-CoA mutase subunit beta, protein MNTNLFEDFDPVSSKQWKQKIQYELKGADYNETLVWNSPEDIMVKPFYHKDETSPALNSGTKATEFKICQNIFVFDVSKSIERAQDALNRGADSLRFTIEDETVDITLLLEKIALQGITVYFNLRFFSIDFVKKIEDFAKKSNVTIFCNLDPIGQLAKDGNWFSTQEKSNFDSLNIIASSTKSVSFISVNGALYQNAGATIVQQIAYSLGHVNEYFNRVESISKPIVFEIAVGTNYFFEIAKLRALRILFNLIAKEYNHTLPCNIIAFPTKRNKTLYDYNVNMLRTTTECMSAILGGADTVANLPYDALYHKDNEFGDRIARNQLLILKNESYFDKVNNPADGSYYIENLTQQLAEKALALFKDIEANGGFLKQLNEGTIKRKIQESADAAQELFDSGKEILLGTNKHPNKQDKMKHDLELFPFVKVKPRKTLITPIIEKRLAEKIEQERLELE, encoded by the coding sequence ATGAATACAAACCTTTTTGAAGATTTTGATCCTGTTTCGTCCAAACAATGGAAACAAAAAATCCAGTACGAACTCAAAGGAGCGGATTATAACGAAACCTTAGTTTGGAATTCCCCTGAGGATATCATGGTAAAACCATTTTACCACAAAGATGAAACTAGTCCCGCTTTAAACAGTGGAACAAAAGCTACTGAGTTCAAAATTTGTCAAAATATTTTTGTTTTTGATGTCTCAAAATCAATTGAAAGAGCTCAAGACGCATTAAATAGAGGCGCTGATAGCTTGAGGTTTACTATTGAAGACGAAACTGTAGACATCACCCTTTTATTAGAAAAAATAGCTCTTCAAGGGATTACCGTCTATTTTAACCTAAGATTTTTTTCAATCGATTTCGTGAAAAAAATAGAGGATTTTGCTAAAAAAAGTAACGTTACTATTTTTTGTAATTTAGATCCAATAGGCCAACTTGCCAAAGATGGGAATTGGTTTTCAACACAAGAAAAAAGTAATTTTGATAGCTTGAATATTATAGCGTCATCCACAAAATCAGTTTCTTTTATTAGTGTAAACGGCGCATTGTATCAAAATGCTGGTGCTACAATTGTGCAGCAAATTGCATATAGTTTAGGACATGTAAATGAGTATTTTAATCGTGTGGAATCAATTTCAAAACCTATCGTTTTTGAAATAGCCGTTGGGACTAACTATTTCTTTGAAATTGCAAAATTGCGTGCACTGCGTATCCTATTTAACTTAATTGCTAAAGAATATAACCATACGCTACCGTGTAACATTATCGCTTTTCCTACCAAAAGAAATAAAACTTTGTATGATTATAACGTAAATATGTTGCGCACCACTACCGAATGTATGAGTGCAATACTTGGCGGTGCTGATACTGTTGCCAATTTACCTTACGATGCCTTGTACCATAAGGATAATGAATTTGGAGATAGAATAGCCCGTAATCAATTGCTAATTCTTAAAAACGAAAGTTATTTTGACAAAGTAAACAACCCCGCCGATGGCAGTTATTATATTGAAAATCTAACGCAACAACTTGCAGAAAAAGCTTTAGCCTTGTTTAAAGACATTGAGGCAAATGGAGGTTTCCTAAAACAATTAAATGAAGGAACCATAAAAAGGAAAATTCAAGAAAGTGCAGATGCAGCGCAAGAACTATTTGATTCTGGCAAAGAAATTTTGTTAGGAACTAACAAACATCCTAACAAACAGGATAAAATGAAACATGATTTAGAGTTATTTCCTTTTGTAAAAGTCAAGCCAAGAAAAACCTTGATTACACCCATCATTGAAAAACGTTTGGCAGAAAAAATAGAACAAGAACGATTAGAGCTTGAATAG
- a CDS encoding SDR family oxidoreductase: MSYTDKMLRDDALQGKVIVVTGGGSGLGKAMTKYFLELGAKVAISSRDIEKLKNTAAELEQETGGTCLPIQCDVRHYEEVENMLQEVLKTFEKVDVLLNNAAGNFISPTERLSSNAFDTVIDIVLKGTKNCTLAFGKHWIDTKQASSTVLNIVTTYAWTGSAYVVPSATAKAGVLAMTRSLAVEWAKYGIRTNAIAPGPFPTKGAWDRLLPGDLAEKFDMAKKVPLKRVGDHQELANLAAYLVSDFSAYINGDVITIDGGEWLKGAGQFNLLEAIPEELWDQLEMMIKAKKNK, translated from the coding sequence ATGAGTTATACAGATAAAATGTTACGCGACGATGCGCTACAAGGAAAAGTAATTGTTGTAACAGGTGGTGGCAGCGGACTAGGTAAAGCGATGACCAAATATTTCTTAGAATTAGGAGCAAAAGTTGCTATTTCTTCAAGAGATATTGAAAAGTTAAAAAATACAGCTGCTGAGTTGGAGCAGGAAACTGGTGGAACTTGTTTGCCTATTCAATGTGATGTACGTCATTATGAAGAAGTAGAAAATATGCTTCAAGAAGTTTTAAAAACCTTTGAAAAAGTAGATGTATTGCTTAACAATGCTGCTGGAAATTTCATTTCACCTACTGAGCGACTTTCGTCAAATGCATTTGATACCGTTATTGATATTGTACTTAAAGGAACTAAAAACTGTACGTTGGCTTTTGGAAAACATTGGATCGATACCAAACAAGCCTCATCAACTGTTTTAAATATTGTAACCACTTATGCTTGGACAGGATCAGCTTATGTAGTGCCAAGTGCTACTGCAAAAGCGGGAGTGTTAGCCATGACTAGAAGTTTAGCTGTAGAATGGGCTAAATATGGCATTCGTACTAATGCTATTGCGCCAGGACCGTTCCCTACAAAGGGAGCTTGGGATAGATTACTTCCTGGAGATTTAGCCGAGAAGTTTGATATGGCAAAAAAAGTGCCTTTAAAACGTGTGGGTGATCACCAAGAATTAGCTAACCTTGCAGCTTATTTAGTATCTGATTTTTCAGCCTATATCAACGGAGATGTTATTACTATTGATGGCGGTGAATGGCTTAAAGGAGCTGGTCAATTTAATTTACTGGAAGCTATTCCAGAGGAACTTTGGGATCAACTAGAAATGATGATCAAGGCTAAAAAAAATAAATAA
- a CDS encoding Crp/Fnr family transcriptional regulator, whose amino-acid sequence MYTQINANISRYVSFSSSELEIFNSLLTHKFVPKKSMLLQEGEKCNFEIFVIKGCVRKYYIDANGFEVILQFAIENAWVSDSSFSIYESNPSRVFIETLEDCEFFVFSPDTKEELFATAPRFERAFRILMQRSLAVTQERLFLTMAKTATEKYKEFTAQYPTLSQRVAQHYIASYLGISAEFLSKIRTKMTKK is encoded by the coding sequence GTGTACACACAAATTAATGCTAATATTAGTAGGTATGTCTCTTTTAGTTCAAGCGAGTTAGAAATTTTTAATTCTCTTTTAACGCATAAATTTGTGCCTAAAAAATCCATGTTGCTGCAGGAAGGTGAGAAATGTAACTTCGAAATTTTTGTAATTAAAGGCTGTGTCCGAAAGTATTATATTGATGCCAATGGATTTGAAGTCATTTTACAATTTGCCATAGAAAATGCTTGGGTAAGTGATAGTTCATTTAGTATTTATGAAAGCAATCCCAGTCGGGTTTTTATAGAAACTCTTGAGGATTGTGAGTTTTTTGTTTTTAGTCCAGATACTAAAGAGGAATTATTTGCGACAGCACCACGATTCGAAAGGGCTTTTAGGATTTTAATGCAACGAAGTTTGGCGGTAACTCAAGAGCGTTTGTTTCTTACTATGGCTAAAACCGCTACCGAAAAATACAAAGAATTCACAGCGCAATATCCCACTCTCTCGCAACGTGTGGCACAACATTATATTGCTTCTTATTTGGGCATTTCGGCTGAATTTTTAAGCAAAATAAGAACAAAAATGACTAAGAAATAA